The Panicum hallii strain FIL2 chromosome 9, PHallii_v3.1, whole genome shotgun sequence genome has a window encoding:
- the LOC112874271 gene encoding F-box/kelch-repeat protein At1g55270-like — protein MRAAAGGVPPRRAGGIRVRAPLVESVSCYCRVDGGLKTVVSARKFVPGAKLCMQPDIIPNKRMSRSSRKERSQTQSPLLPGLPDELAISCLMWVARVEHPNMRLVCKRWNRLLSGNYYYSLRKKFGMAEEWVYVFKRDRDQKLSWYAFDPVNQLWKSLPPLPPEYSEAVGFGCAVLNGCYLYLFGGKDPVHGSMRRVVFYNARINKWLRAPDMLQKRHFFGSCVINNCLYVAGGECEGIQRTLRSAEVYDPNRNRWSCIAEMSTGMVPSIGVVHDGMWFLKGLNSHRQVVSEVYLPASKMWSTTGNEMVTGWRNPSISFRGWLYSADCRDGCKLKVYNRETGSWTRFIDTRNHLGNSRALEAAAFVSLTGKLCIIRNNMSITLIDISDPTTVTEVDSARIWEAFARKGQQRSFMANLWSTITGRNLKTDIMHCQVLQV, from the exons ATGCGTGCGGCCGCCGGAGGTGTCCCGCCGCGACGTGCGGGTGGTATCCGTGTCCGCGCCCCACTG GTGGAGTCTGTCTCCTGCTACTGCAGGGTAGATGGAGGTCTTAAAACCGTTGTAAGTGCTAGGAAGTTTGTCCCTGGTGCAAAGCTGTGCATGCAACCTGATATCATACCAAACAAGCGCATGTCAAGGAGCTCACGCAAGGAGAGGTCTCAAACTCAATCACCACTGCTACCTGGGCTTCCTGATGAACTGGCTATTTCCTGTCTCATGTGGGTTGCTCGGGTCGAGCACCCAAATATGCGGTTAGTATGTAAACGATGGAACCGACTTTTGTCTGGGAATTATTATTATTCGTTGCGTAAGAAATTCGGCATGGCAGAAGAATGGGTTTATGTCTTCAAAAGGGACCGTGATCAGAAGCTATCTTGGTATGCCTTCGATCCAGTAAACCAGCTCTGGAAGTCATTGCCTCCACTTCCACCGGAGTATTCAGAAGCTGTTGGCTTTGGTTGTGCTGTTCTCAATGGATGCTACCTGTACTTATTTGGTGGCAAAGACCCAGTACATGGATCTATGAGGCGTGTTGTATTTTACAATGCTCGAATAAACAAATGGCTGCGAGCTCCAGATATGCTGCAAAAACGGCACTTCTTTGGTTCTTGTGTCATAAACAACTGTCTTTATGTTGCTGGCGGGGAGTGCGAAGGGATACAGAGAACTCTGAGGTCCGCTGAGGTATATGATCCTAACAGGAATAGATGGTCTTGTATTGCTGAAATGAGCACAGGAATGGTGCCCTCCATTGGAGTAGTACATGATGGCATGTGGTTCCTAAAAGGTCTCAATTCTCACCGCCAGGTTGTGAGTGAGGTCTATCTACCAGCATCTAAAATGTGGTCAACCACCGGTAACGAAATGGTCACAGGGTGGAGGAATCCAAGCATTTCCTTCAGAGGCTGGCTTTACTCTGCTGATTGCCGTGATGGTTGTAAGCTTAAAGTCTACAATAGAGAGACAGGATCATGGACAAGATTCATTGACACCAGAAACCACCTCGGAAACTCACGAGCTCTTGAAGCTGCAGCCTTTGTCTCCCTTACTGGAAAACTCTGCATTATCCGTAACAATATGAGTATCACTCTTATTGATATATCAGACCCAACAACGGTCACTGAGGTTGACAGTGCGCGCATATGGGAGGCTTTTGCACGAAAGGGGCAGCAAAGGTCTTTCATGGCAAACCTGTGGTCAACCATCACAGGCCGTAATCTGAAGACAGACATTATGCATTGCCAAGTGCTCCAAGTTTGA
- the LOC112874275 gene encoding serine/threonine-protein phosphatase PP2A-4 catalytic subunit-like, producing the protein MEPMNVDNGGCGGLDAQIEQLMQCRPLAEQEVKSLCEKAKEILMEESNVQPVKSPVTICGDIHGQFHDLVELFRIGGKCPDTNYLFMGDYVDRGYYSVETVTLLVALKVRHPHRITILRGNHESRQITQVYGFYDECLRKYGNANVWKTFTDLFDYFPLTALVESEIFCLHGGLSPSIENLDSVRSLDRVQEVPHEGPMCDLLWSDPDDRCGWGISPRGAGYTFGQDISEQFNHTNNLKLVARAHQLVMEGYNWAHEQKVVTIFSAPNYCYRCGNMASILEVDDCNSHTFIQFEPAPRRGEPDVTRRTPDYFL; encoded by the exons atgGAGCCCATGAACGTAGAcaacggcggctgcggcggccttGACGCGCAGATCGAGCAGCTGATGCAGTGCCGCCCGCTCGCCGAGCAGGAG GTTAAGTCACTGTGCGAGAAGGCCAAGGAGATATTGATGGAGGAAAGCAATGTTCAG CCTGTCAAGAGTCCAGTGACGATATGTGGTGATATACATGGACAATTTCATGATCTTGTAGAGCTTTTTCGGATCGGCGGAAAG TGTCCAGATACCAATTACTTATTTATGGGGGATTACGTGGACCGTGGCTACTATTCTGTTGAGACTGTCACT CTGCTAGTAGCACTGAAAGTGCGCCACCCACATCGAATTACGATCCTTCGTGGGAACCACGAGAGTCGGCAG ATCACACAGGTGTATGGATTCTACGACGAATGCCTACGAAA GTATGGCAATGCAAATGTATGGAAGACATTTACAGACCTTTTTGATTATTTTCCTCTGACAGCTCTG GTGGAATCTGAGATTTTCTGCCTTCATGGTGGTTTATCTCCATCAATTGAGAATCTTGATAGTGTACGTAGCTTAGATCGTGTCCAAGAGGTTCCTCAtgagggacctatgtgtgatctTTTATGGTCAGATCCGGACGATCGATGTGGTTGGGGCATATCTCCTCGTGGTGCTGGCTACACTTTTGGCCAG GACATATCAGAGCAGTTTAATCACACAAACAATCTCAAACTTGTAGCTCGGGCCCATCAATTAGTTATGGAAGGATATAACTGGGCTCAT GAACAAAAAGTTGTCACCATATTCAGTGCTCCAAACTATTGCTACCGATGTGGCAATATGGCATCCATTTTGGAAGTTGACGACTGCAACAGTCACACTTTCATACAG TTTGAACCAGCCCCTAGGAGAGGTGAGCCAGATGTGACCCGAAGAACACCGGATTATTTCCTTTAA
- the LOC112873412 gene encoding fatty acyl-CoA reductase 2-like, with amino-acid sequence MGSSCVNLSRAVLFAGGRRGHQYGRGGVLHPSPSLLSRRHGNAAVACCSSGTGSRPSSSSSSFPAGQGLEGDSGAAGSTTSPEDHAGGIGVAEFLGAKNFLITGGTGFLAKVLIEKILRTNPDVGKIYVLIKAKDSETALRRLQNEVVDTELFRCLQEVHGSDYSSFIARKLVPVVGDVREANIGIAPELADEIAGQVDIIINSAANTTFDERYDVAMDINTVGPFRIMSFAQRFQRLKLFLQVSTAYVNGQRQGLVLEKPFRMGDTIAKELGSSEDKGSTVLDIEAEIKLAFGYSRRHSSDSASFAQEMKDLGLERAKLHGWQDTYVFTKAMGEMVINSMRGEVPVVTIRPSVIESTWRDPFPGWMEGNRMMDPVVLYYGKGQLSGFLADPEGVLDVVPADMVVNATLASMAKHGGGASPPGPGMHVYHVSSSTVNPLVFGELSRFLFQHFTRCPYSDAAGRPIPVPPMRLFDSMEQFASYVETDALLRSARSSSSSSSEQRLSQRARDLCAKSVEQTIHLGSIYQPYTFYGGRFDNGNTEALFAAMSAAEKARFHFDVRSVDWTDYITNVHIPGLRKHVMKGRGVAANQLLASTSV; translated from the exons ATGGGGAGTTCATGCGTGAACCTCTCACGCGCCGTCCTCTTCGCCGGAGGCCGCCGAGGCCACCAGTACGGCAGGGGCGGCGTGCTGCACCCGTCGCCGTCGTTGCTGTCGAGGCGGCACGGCAATGCCGCCGTGGCGTGCTGCTCGTCCGGTACAGGCTCAaggccgtcgtcgtcgtcttcgtccTTCCCAGCAGGGCAAGGGCTCGAAGGTGATTCGGGAGCGGCCGGTTCCACCACGTCGCCGGAGGATCACGCCGGCGGGATTGGGGTCGCGGAGTTCCTCGGCGCCAAGAACTTCCTCATCACCGGCGGAACCGGTTTCCTGGCCAAAG TTCTTATCGAGAAGATTTTGAGGACGAATCCTGACGTTGGCAAGATATACGTGTTGATCAAGGCCAAGGACAGCGAGACAGCATTGAGGAGACTGCAAAATGAG GTAGTGGACACGGAGTTGTTCAGATGCCTGCAGGAAGTCCACGGGAGCGACTACAGCAGCTTCATCGCAAGGAAGCTGGTTCCCGTCGTCGGCGACGTAAGGGAGGCCAACATCGGCATCGCTCCCGAGCTCGCCGACGAGATCGCCGGCCAAGTGGACATTATCATCAACTCGGCGGCGAACACCACCTTCGACGAGCG GTACGATGTCGCCATGGACATCAACACCGTGGGCCCGTTCCGGATCATGAGCTTCGCGCAGCGGTTCCAGCGGCTCAAGCTCTTCTTGCAAGTGTCGACAG CGTATGTGAATGGGCAGAGGCAAGGCCTGGTGCTGGAGAAGCCGTTTCGCATGGGAGACACTATAGCCAAGGAGTTGGGATCTTCAGAAGATAAGGGCAGCACCGTGCTGGACATCGAGGCAGAGATCAAGCTGGCCTTCGGCTACTCCAGAAGACACTCCAGTGATTCTGCTTCTTTTGCCCAAGAAATGAAAGATCTAGGCCTGGAGAG GGCAAAGCTCCATGGGTGGCAGGACACTTATGTGTTCACCAAGGCCATGGGGGAGATGGTCATCAACAGCATGCGAGGGGAGGTACCGGTAGTCACCATCAGGCCCAGCGTCATCGAGAGCACCTGGAGGGACCCCTTCCCCGGCTGGATGGAAGGGAACAG AATGATGGACCCTGTCGTCCTCTACTACGGCAAAGGCCAACTGAGTGGGTTCCTCGCCGATCCGGAAGGCGTTCTCGATGTG GTCCCGGCGGACATGGTGGTGAACGCGACGCTGGCGTCGATGGCGAAGCACGGCGGCGGGGCGTCGCCGCCGGGACCCGGGATGCACGTGTACCACGTGTCGTCGTCGACGGTGAACCCGCTGGTGTTCGGCGAGCTGAGCCGGTTCCTGTTCCAGCACTTCACGCGGTGCCCCTACAGCGacgcggcggggcggcccaTCCCGGTGCCGCCGATGCGGCTGTTCGACAGCATGGAGCAGTTCGCCAGCTACGTGGAGACGGACGCGCTGCTGCGGAGCGCCCggtcctcctcgtcgtcgtcgtcggagcaGCGACTCTCGCAGCGGGCGCGCGACCTCTGCGCCAAGTCCGTCGAGCAGACCATCCACCTGGGCAGCATCTACCAGCCCTACACCTTCTACGGCGGCCGCTTCGACAATGGCAACACGGAGGCGCTCTTCGCGGCCATGTCGGCGGCGGAGAAGGCGCGCTTCCACTTCGACGTGCGGAGCGTGGACTGGACGGACTACATCACCAACGTCCACATCCCAGGCCTCCGGAAGCACGTCATGAAGGGCAGGGGCGTCGCCGCCAACCAGCTGCTCGCCAGCACCTCCGTGTGA
- the LOC112874276 gene encoding cyclin-dependent kinase inhibitor 5-like, whose protein sequence is MGKYLRKGKVSGEVAVMEVPGGALLGVRTRSRTLALQRAQRPPDKGEVGEAAGDYLELRSRRLEKPHKEQAAPAPAPKKGAARKAAAAVSRALAEDEVEVSFGENVLDFDAMERNTRETTPCSLIRSSDMISTPGSTTKSKTSKSMTSRRRMEASVCRFIPSSLEMEEFFTAAEQHEQDTFREKYNFCPVNDSPLPGRYEWARLGC, encoded by the exons ATGGGGAAGTACTTGCGCAAGGGCAAGGTGTCCGGGGAGGTCGCCGTCATGGAGGTCCCCGGCGGCGCGCTGCTCGGCGTCCGCACGCGCTCCCGCACGCTCGCGCTGCAGCGGGCGCAGAGGCCGCCCGACAAGGGGGAGGTGGGCGAGGCCGCCGGGGATTACCTCGAGCTCCGGAGCCGGAGGCTCGAGAAGCCGCACAAGGagcaggcggcgccggcgcccgcgcccaaGAAGGGCGCCGCTAggaaggccgccgccgcggtaTCGCGCGCGCTGGCCGAGGACGAGGTCGAGGTCTCCTTCGGGGAGAACGTGCTCGACTTCGATGCCATGGAAAG GAATACCAGAGAGACGACGCCTTGCAGTTTGATTAGGAGCTCAGATATGATAAGCACCCCAGGATCTACAACTAAAAGCAAAACCAGCAAGTCGATGACTTCCCGTCGCAGAATGGAAGCCTCAGTCTGCCGTTTCATACCGAGTTCACTTGAGATGGAAGAGTTCTTCACAGCGGCTGAACAACATGAGCAGGATACCTTCAGGGAGAA GTATAATTTCTGTCCTGTGAACGACAGTCCTCTTCCTGGACGGTATGAATGGGCGAGGCTAGGCTGCTAG